The following proteins are co-located in the Shouchella hunanensis genome:
- a CDS encoding D-glycero-alpha-D-manno-heptose-1,7-bisphosphate 7-phosphatase, with protein MNQAVFLDRDGVINEVKTNRVTFVNKPTDFYLLDGVGEAIRSFNQSGFAVFVVTNQGGVGLGYMTEKTLRTIHEKMVKLLAQHGAIVNDIAYCIHRPNEGCHCRKPGPLMIKQLSDMYGVDPTTSIMVGDREPDIKAGKKAGCKTVLVGSRTNANYGADAVFKTLADAVPWILKEKSL; from the coding sequence ATGAATCAAGCCGTATTTTTAGACCGAGATGGCGTTATTAATGAGGTTAAAACGAACAGAGTAACGTTTGTCAATAAACCAACTGACTTTTACTTACTTGATGGAGTTGGAGAAGCCATTCGATCTTTTAATCAATCTGGTTTCGCTGTTTTTGTCGTGACAAATCAAGGTGGTGTGGGTCTTGGCTATATGACAGAAAAGACACTGCGCACGATTCATGAAAAAATGGTTAAACTCCTAGCTCAACATGGTGCAATCGTCAACGATATCGCATATTGTATCCATCGACCAAATGAAGGTTGTCATTGTCGAAAGCCAGGCCCGCTTATGATCAAGCAATTAAGCGATATGTATGGAGTCGATCCAACAACAAGTATCATGGTAGGCGATCGAGAACCCGACATTAAAGCAGGTAAGAAGGCAGGCTGTAAAACGGTTTTAGTCGGTAGTCGAACGAATGCAAATTATGGTGCAGATGCCGTTTTTAAAACTTTGGCTGATGCTGTTCCTTGGATTTTAAAAGAGAAAAGCCTATAA
- a CDS encoding MBL fold metallo-hydrolase: MKNKMSYGDDYKTLPLTTIGNGVTIQVCEDVFQYTNAFVNVFFIGHSNVGDYVVVDAGVPGGAKDIIEAAQSIYGTKKPKAILLTHGHFDHVGSIIELIDYWQVQVYAHPLELPYLTGKERYPEPDPSVEGGLLAKISSLFPNEPIQIIEHVSALPEGEVPFLESFQWIHTPGHTPGHVSFFREHDRCLLVGDAFTTVRQDQLYETIVQKQEVNGPPRYFTTDWNEAEKSIVNLQKLEPLVAVTGHGVPVSGEELTSGLIALIANFKEVYKPDYGRYVE, from the coding sequence ATGAAAAACAAGATGTCCTATGGTGATGACTACAAAACACTCCCACTAACAACAATTGGAAATGGCGTGACCATTCAAGTATGTGAAGATGTCTTTCAATATACAAATGCCTTTGTAAATGTTTTCTTTATTGGCCATTCAAACGTCGGTGACTACGTAGTCGTTGATGCAGGTGTTCCAGGTGGAGCAAAAGATATTATAGAAGCTGCTCAATCAATATATGGCACAAAAAAACCAAAAGCCATTCTATTAACCCATGGTCATTTTGATCATGTTGGTTCTATTATTGAACTTATTGATTATTGGCAAGTACAAGTATATGCACACCCTTTAGAGTTGCCATATCTGACTGGAAAAGAACGATATCCAGAGCCAGATCCAAGCGTCGAAGGTGGTCTATTGGCAAAGATTTCTTCTTTATTCCCTAACGAACCCATTCAAATAATTGAACATGTCTCTGCCTTACCAGAGGGAGAAGTCCCTTTTTTAGAATCATTTCAATGGATTCATACTCCAGGTCATACCCCAGGACACGTTTCCTTTTTTCGTGAACACGATCGGTGTTTACTTGTGGGAGATGCATTCACTACGGTTCGACAAGATCAATTATATGAAACGATTGTTCAAAAACAAGAAGTAAATGGTCCGCCTCGCTATTTTACGACTGATTGGAATGAAGCAGAAAAATCTATTGTAAACTTACAGAAGCTTGAACCGCTAGTAGCTGTTACTGGTCACGGAGTTCCCGTTTCTGGTGAAGAACTAACGTCTGGGTTAATTGCGTTAATAGCAAATTTTAAAGAAGTGTATAAACCAGATTACGGAAGATATGTTGAATAA
- a CDS encoding PhzF family phenazine biosynthesis protein, with translation MGFDFQQVDVFTTKPFKGNPVAVIHNGDGLSTEIMQAIANWTNLSETTFVCKADHPLADYKLRIFTPHSELPFAGHPTIGSVAAVMERGLKPKQEGRIIQECQRGLVTIIQEDDRFFFELPEPKVEHVDEEIVQHIAEAIGVSNEYIEDRLIIDVGPVWLTLKINRDVNIKRLRPVMNQLMKAIPSGITGVTIFGDSSNVDSLFEVRSFAPGEGVPEDPVCGSGNGAVATMVRKMALPVTEFSTSQGSCVGRDGKVDIRYRDGHILIGGRTVTCIEGKLTV, from the coding sequence ATGGGTTTTGATTTTCAACAAGTCGATGTATTTACAACTAAGCCGTTTAAAGGAAATCCTGTAGCCGTCATACATAATGGAGACGGGCTATCGACCGAGATTATGCAGGCTATCGCAAATTGGACAAATCTATCTGAAACCACTTTTGTCTGTAAAGCAGATCATCCACTCGCAGATTATAAACTGCGTATCTTTACCCCTCATAGTGAGCTTCCTTTCGCTGGTCACCCAACGATTGGTTCTGTAGCAGCCGTTATGGAGCGGGGGTTAAAGCCAAAACAGGAAGGACGTATTATTCAAGAATGTCAAAGAGGTCTTGTTACAATTATACAAGAGGATGATAGGTTTTTCTTCGAATTACCTGAACCAAAAGTAGAGCATGTTGATGAAGAAATCGTCCAACACATAGCAGAAGCTATTGGAGTTAGCAATGAATACATTGAAGATCGTTTGATTATAGATGTAGGCCCTGTCTGGTTAACATTAAAAATAAATAGAGACGTTAATATTAAACGTCTTAGACCAGTTATGAATCAATTAATGAAGGCTATACCTTCAGGAATAACAGGTGTAACCATTTTTGGAGACAGTAGTAATGTAGACTCACTGTTTGAAGTTCGATCATTTGCTCCAGGCGAAGGCGTACCGGAAGATCCTGTTTGCGGTAGTGGAAATGGAGCAGTAGCTACTATGGTGCGTAAGATGGCATTGCCTGTAACGGAATTTTCAACCAGCCAAGGTAGTTGTGTAGGTCGTGATGGGAAAGTTGACATTCGCTATCGAGACGGCCACATTTTAATAGGTGGCAGGACAGTCACCTGTATAGAAGGGAAGTTAACAGTATAA
- a CDS encoding carbonic anhydrase produces the protein MPSSVQASTLTYQGPVQALQASWSYEGETGPEHWGELDESYAMCSIGEQQSPIALSYSNLSSAKWPLINTYQPTTFSVQNNGHTIQADVHGSTGSTLRLAGVPYTLAQFHFHTPSEHTLEDEHFEMELHLVHVDKNDNLAVLGVLMEEGAHHEALDQVWDLMPTEEGTATETVVLDPNDFIPGELNSFQYEGSLTTPPCDEGVKWTVLDEPIEVSREQLDRFQSIYPSNYRPVQDLGNREVGYHYH, from the coding sequence TTGCCTTCATCTGTTCAAGCTAGTACTCTCACGTATCAAGGTCCTGTTCAAGCCTTACAAGCTTCTTGGTCTTATGAAGGGGAGACAGGACCAGAACATTGGGGAGAACTCGATGAATCTTATGCGATGTGTTCGATTGGTGAGCAACAATCTCCAATTGCATTATCGTATAGCAATCTATCTTCTGCAAAATGGCCGCTTATCAATACATATCAACCAACAACATTTTCTGTTCAGAACAACGGCCATACCATTCAAGCAGATGTGCACGGATCGACGGGAAGCACCCTTCGCCTAGCCGGTGTACCGTATACACTCGCTCAATTTCATTTTCACACACCAAGTGAGCACACACTAGAAGATGAACATTTCGAAATGGAATTACATCTCGTTCATGTAGACAAAAATGATAATTTAGCAGTTTTAGGGGTGCTAATGGAAGAAGGAGCCCATCACGAAGCACTGGACCAAGTATGGGACTTAATGCCAACGGAGGAAGGTACAGCTACGGAAACCGTTGTACTCGACCCTAACGATTTCATCCCCGGCGAATTGAATTCCTTTCAATACGAAGGTTCTTTAACAACGCCTCCATGTGATGAAGGGGTAAAATGGACAGTTTTGGATGAGCCAATAGAGGTTTCAAGAGAGCAACTTGATCGCTTTCAATCGATCTATCCATCTAACTATCGCCCTGTTCAAGACTTAGGTAACCGAGAAGTCGGGTATCACTATCATTGA
- a CDS encoding ABC transporter ATP-binding protein — protein MTHIVTCRNVTFKRDGQQVLNDINWTINQGEHWCILGLNGSGKTTLLNLINGYAFPTTGTISVLGNEFGKTNLPNLRKRIGYVSSSLDRFLHIMQNETAEEIVASGKYASFGLYEHLSDQEWLRVNDILEALRLQHLKGKSFSVLSQGEKRRVLIGRALMNNPDILILDEPCTGLDVLTREELINVMNEISARGSHIIYVTHHIEEISDVITNVLMVRDGEVIGSGRKDEVLTNESLSATFKLPVSVRWLHGRPWLNISIQAN, from the coding sequence ATGACTCACATAGTCACGTGCCGAAATGTCACATTTAAAAGAGATGGACAGCAGGTGTTAAACGATATAAATTGGACCATTAACCAAGGGGAGCATTGGTGTATACTCGGATTAAACGGGTCTGGGAAAACGACTTTACTGAATTTAATCAACGGCTATGCTTTTCCGACAACAGGAACGATATCCGTATTAGGGAATGAATTCGGTAAAACAAATTTACCTAATCTTCGAAAAAGAATTGGTTACGTCAGTAGTTCGTTAGACCGCTTTTTGCATATTATGCAAAATGAAACTGCAGAGGAAATAGTAGCAAGTGGTAAGTACGCTTCCTTCGGCTTATATGAACATTTATCCGATCAAGAATGGCTGCGTGTGAATGATATTCTTGAAGCACTTCGTTTACAACATTTGAAAGGCAAATCATTTTCTGTTTTATCTCAAGGCGAAAAAAGACGGGTCTTAATTGGACGAGCTTTAATGAATAATCCTGACATTCTCATTCTAGATGAACCGTGTACAGGTTTAGATGTATTAACACGTGAAGAGTTAATCAACGTAATGAATGAAATTAGTGCAAGAGGAAGTCACATCATTTATGTTACGCATCATATTGAAGAAATATCTGATGTCATAACCAATGTATTAATGGTTCGTGATGGTGAAGTGATAGGATCTGGTCGGAAAGACGAAGTACTGACTAATGAATCATTGTCCGCTACCTTTAAATTACCGGTGAGTGTAAGATGGTTGCACGGTCGCCCCTGGCTTAATATTTCTATACAAGCCAATTAA